The DNA segment CAGACAATGTTGAAATAAATTCTGCTGGACAAAAATCGACGGTAGCTGTTCTTCCGCATTTCTTACATATCACATGATGATGGTGCTCACTGCAGCACTCCAGCTTATACTTAACAGCTTTTCTGCTAGCAACCACCTTTTTTATAATACCTGCTTGCTCCAATACTTCTATATTTCTATATACAGTTGAATAAGTAGTATCCTTGTAATGTGATTTTACCTTGCTATATATATCATTGAGCGAAAATAAATAATCCGGTTCTTCGCATAGAATCTCTATCAAATTCTCCCTCTGACTTGTAAGTCGATATCCGCTTTTCCTTAACTTGGATTTCACATCACAGCTATCATACATCTTGAAAGACCACCTGCTAAATTTTTTGATAGTAAATTTTACTGTTCTTTTTTATTATAACTCATAAAACCTTATTTTTCTACAACATGCAATAACGTGTAATTCTTTAATGGATATTTCCTATGCCTTTTTACATCCTTTGGTTTACACATTTTTCTTGTATAAAAAACGCCTAAAACATCAGTTTTAAGCGCTTTTTAAAATAAGTTTAATTTCCTAATATCATTTTAAGTACTCCGGTAGCATTTAAGAATACTATAAATATAGCTATAGGAGCGATGAATTTGATTATTATACCCCATATCGGTGCAAGCTTAAAATCCAGCTTCCCATTGTTGCTGATCTCCTTCACAGCATTTTTGATACCCCAATTCCAACCACAGAATATGGCTATCAATAATCCCCCTGCAGGAAGGAGTATATTGGATGCTAAAAAGTCTACAGCATCCAAAAAGCTTTTGCCAAATATTGTTATATCAACTGCTCCTTGGGATAGCGAAGACGGTACACCCAACGCAAATACCGCAATTGCCAAAATAATTGTAGCTTTATTTCTTGGCCAATTCCATTCATCTATAACATATGATGAACACACCTCTAACAGAGACATGGAAGATGTAAGTCCTGCCAAAAATACAAGGGCAAAGAATACAAAGCCAAAGAAAGATCCTAAGGGCATCTGTGCAAACACTGAAGGAAGAGTTATAAACATGAGAGCAGGTCCTTCCCCTGGATCTAGCCCAAATGCGAATACTGCAGGCATGATTGCAAGTCCTGCCAAAAACGCAGCCAGCGTATCCAATAGAGGAATTACCACTGCACTTTTAGGAAGATTTTCCTCGCGATTCAGATAACTCCCATAGGTGACCATTATACCCATACCTAAGCTCAAAGAGAAAAATACCTGTCCCATCGCAGCTAATATAGTACTTCCCGTTACCTGACTCCAATCAGGTTTTAAGTAAAACTCTAGACCTTTGCTGGCGCCTTCCAATGTCACCGATCTTACCACAACAATCAATAGTAAAATAAATAATGCTGGCATCATTACTTTCGAAGCCTTTTCTATACCATTGCCTATCCCTGCATATACTATCGCAGCAGTTATCAACATGAATATACCATGGTAAACTATAGGCTCCCAGGGATTGGATATAAGAGATGTGAAAACCTCAGCAGTATCCCCTGTGAATGCACCTGTCAATGATTTTATCATGTAGGATATTGTCCAACCGCCTATTACACTATAAAAAGATAAAATAACGAATGCTGCAATTATGCCCATTGCACCTACAAATCCCCATCTTTTGTCTAACTTTCTGAATGCACCCAATGCATTTCTTTGAGTGTGTCTGCCTATCGAAAGCTCTGCTAAAGTTAAACTAAAACCTATAACTACAAGTATGATGAGATAAATAAAAAGAAAAGCAGCTCCTCCGTTTTTACCAGTCAAATATGGGAATCTCCATAGGTTTCCTAATCCTATGGCCGACCCTGCAGCAGCCAGTAAAAAGCCAATCCTCGAACCCCATTGCTCCCTTTGAGGATTTAAATTATCCATTATATGAGTCCTCCTTTAAATTTGAAATTAGATAACAAATCCTTATTATAGATCTTTTATATACGTTTAAGGTGTATATATGTCCCTGGGTCTAGCTTGGCTTAACTTGTGTTCTTAGTCTAGGCCGGCAATATATACACCTATTGTATATGTAATAGAATTCGTTATCCTATATATAATGTATCCATTATAAAGCTTTTTTCGATATTTGGGAATAGGCTTTGATATAAAAGACAGTCAAAACTTATATTTTAACCATTTTTAAAAAATAAGTTTAACTTCCTAATATCATTTTAAGTACTCCAGTAGCATTTAAGAATACTATAAATATAGCTATAGGAGCGATAAATTTGATTATTATACCCCATATCGGTGCAAATTTAAAGCTCAGCCTTCCCCGATTTGTGATCTCATCCACCGCATTCTTGATACCCCATGACCAACCGCAAAATATAGCTATCAACATGCCGCCTGCAGGAAGGAGTATATTTGAAGCCAGAAAATCCATTGCATCTAAAAAACTTAACCCAAAAATATTTATGCTGACAGCTCCTTGTGATAGGGAAGACGGCACTCCAAGTAGAAAAATTACTATAGCAAGCACAACGGTAGCTTTTTTTCTGGGCCATTCCCATTCGTCTATAACATATGATGAACATACCTCTAGCAACGATATAGCTGAAGTGATAGCCGCTAACAGCACAAGAACGAAAAATATAAAAGCAAAGAAAGACCCTAGAGGCATCTGTGCAAATATTGAAGGAAGAGTTATAAACATAAGGGCAGGTCCTTCCCCTGGATCCACTCCAAATGCAAATACTGCAGGCAGTATTGCAAGACCTGCTAAAAATGCCATCAATGTATCAAGTATTGGAATTATAGCTGCACTTTTGGGAAGATTCTCTTCTCGATTCAAATAACTTCCATAGGTAATCATGCAACCCATACCCAGACTCAAAGAAAAAAACACCTGTCCCATCGCAGCTAATATAGTGCTTCCCGTCACTTGACTCCAATCAGGTTTCAAGTAGAACTCAAGACCTTTGCTGGCACCTTCCAATGTCACTGACCTTACTACAACAATCAATAATAATACGAATAATGCCGGCATCATTATTTTGGAAGCCTTTTCAATACCATTGCCTATCCCTGCATATACTATCGCAGCAGTCATCGCCATAAATATACCGTGATAAACTATAGGTTCCCAGGGATTGGATATAAGAGATGTAAAAACCTCAGCAGTATCCCCTGTAAAAGCACCTGTCAAAGATCTGATTATGTATGCTATTGTCCACCCACCTATTATGCTATAAAAAGATAGAATAACAAATCCTGCAATTATACCAATTACACCTACAAATGTCCATCTTTTATCCAGTTTTTTGAATGCACCCAATGTATTCCTTTGAGTATGTCTGCCTATCGCAAGCTCTGCCAATATTAAACTGAAACCTATAACTACAAGCATAATGAGATAAATAAAAAGAAAGGCAGCTCCTCCATTTTTGCCTGTTATATAGGGGAATCTCCATAAATTCCCAAGGCCTATAGCCGACCCTGAAGCTGCTAAAATAAAACCTATCCTTGACCCCCATTGCTCCCTTTGAGGATTCAAGTTTTCCATACACAAAACCTCCTTTTCTTATAAAATATTGTATTAATTGTAAAGCATTTTTCCGAATTTCTGAACTAAAATTGTATATTATAAGACTTCAAACTTATATCCTACTCCCCATACAGTATGTATACAGCCTCTTCCATTGGCTTCATTTTCTATTTTTTGTCTCAGCTTCTTTATATGAGTATCTACAGTGCGTTCGTCTCCATAAAAGTCAAAGCCCCATATCTCGTCTAAAAGCTGCTGACGCGTGAATACTTTCCTCTCATTGCTAGCTAAAAACCACAGTAAATCGAACTCTTTAGGAGCCAAGCTTATTTCCTTTCCATCCCTTTTTACAATTCGTGATTTTTTATCTATCTTCAGCCCCGGAAATTCTAAGCATCCTTTATCATCAAATCCCTTCACCCTTCTTAATATAGCCTTAACATGAGCTATTACCTCATCCGGATCAAAGGGCTTAGTAATATAATAATCCGCCCCTATATCTAGTCCCTTTATCTTATCATACTTCTCTCCTTTTGCCGTAAGCATTATTATGGGTATCTCCTTGGATATAAGCCTTATCTCCCGGCATACATCCCAGCCGTTCATACCGGGCAACATTATATCCAGTATCACAAGGTCAGGCATATCGTTTCTCACATTGATTACTGCGTCTGTGCCATTATTTGATATCGTTACATTATAACCTTGTTTTTTTAAATATATCTCCAGAATCCTGCATAAATTTTTATCGTCATCTACAACCAAAATATTGACACTTGACATACTGCACACCTCTCGAATATATATTCAATATTTATTATATTATAAACTAGCGCAATCTTCCCCTCCATATTTCATATTTCTCCCGTATAACAATACCAAACTCTGGCAGACAGCAGAGATAAGAAACAGGATTTGCATATTATCTATTTGAAAAAATCCCAAATTGATACTCGTATTCGAAAAGTATTCCATTATACTACCCCCTATTACAGGCCCTAAGAAACCTGCAATTCCAGAAGCGGATGCATTAAATCCTATAAATATCGTTCTTCCCTTTTCAGGAGAAAGCCTGAACACCAGGTTAAAGGATGATAAATTTATTCCTGCCCATCCCACCCCTGCA comes from the Clostridia bacterium genome and includes:
- a CDS encoding sodium-dependent transporter — protein: MDNLNPQREQWGSRIGFLLAAAGSAIGLGNLWRFPYLTGKNGGAAFLFIYLIILVVIGFSLTLAELSIGRHTQRNALGAFRKLDKRWGFVGAMGIIAAFVILSFYSVIGGWTISYMIKSLTGAFTGDTAEVFTSLISNPWEPIVYHGIFMLITAAIVYAGIGNGIEKASKVMMPALFILLLIVVVRSVTLEGASKGLEFYLKPDWSQVTGSTILAAMGQVFFSLSLGMGIMVTYGSYLNREENLPKSAVVIPLLDTLAAFLAGLAIMPAVFAFGLDPGEGPALMFITLPSVFAQMPLGSFFGFVFFALVFLAGLTSSMSLLEVCSSYVIDEWNWPRNKATIILAIAVFALGVPSSLSQGAVDITIFGKSFLDAVDFLASNILLPAGGLLIAIFCGWNWGIKNAVKEISNNGKLDFKLAPIWGIIIKFIAPIAIFIVFLNATGVLKMILGN
- a CDS encoding Fur family transcriptional regulator, which produces MYDSCDVKSKLRKSGYRLTSQRENLIEILCEEPDYLFSLNDIYSKVKSHYKDTTYSTVYRNIEVLEQAGIIKKVVASRKAVKYKLECCSEHHHHVICKKCGRTATVDFCPAEFISTLSDSETFIITDHVFEMYGYCRKCFKNLSRKDNI
- a CDS encoding response regulator transcription factor, coding for MSSVNILVVDDDKNLCRILEIYLKKQGYNVTISNNGTDAVINVRNDMPDLVILDIMLPGMNGWDVCREIRLISKEIPIIMLTAKGEKYDKIKGLDIGADYYITKPFDPDEVIAHVKAILRRVKGFDDKGCLEFPGLKIDKKSRIVKRDGKEISLAPKEFDLLWFLASNERKVFTRQQLLDEIWGFDFYGDERTVDTHIKKLRQKIENEANGRGCIHTVWGVGYKFEVL
- a CDS encoding sodium-dependent transporter, which translates into the protein MENLNPQREQWGSRIGFILAASGSAIGLGNLWRFPYITGKNGGAAFLFIYLIMLVVIGFSLILAELAIGRHTQRNTLGAFKKLDKRWTFVGVIGIIAGFVILSFYSIIGGWTIAYIIRSLTGAFTGDTAEVFTSLISNPWEPIVYHGIFMAMTAAIVYAGIGNGIEKASKIMMPALFVLLLIVVVRSVTLEGASKGLEFYLKPDWSQVTGSTILAAMGQVFFSLSLGMGCMITYGSYLNREENLPKSAAIIPILDTLMAFLAGLAILPAVFAFGVDPGEGPALMFITLPSIFAQMPLGSFFAFIFFVLVLLAAITSAISLLEVCSSYVIDEWEWPRKKATVVLAIVIFLLGVPSSLSQGAVSINIFGLSFLDAMDFLASNILLPAGGMLIAIFCGWSWGIKNAVDEITNRGRLSFKFAPIWGIIIKFIAPIAIFIVFLNATGVLKMILGS